The sequence GCCGCAGCGCGACGGGAGAAACGCCGAAATACTGTTGCACCAGCCGCTGCGTCTGCCGCCGCGAGAACGAACTCGCGGCATAGAGGTCTTCTACATTGGGGAGCAGCGAATCCGTCAGCCACTGGCCGACCACGGATAGCAGCTCGAGGTGCTTCCGCCGCGGCAGCCGCGCATGGCTGACGATCATTCGGCTGAGCTCTGCCACGAGGTCCTGCCCCGCAGCCGAGCCGTTGCGATACTCCTCGCACAGGCGTTTGCCGTTGGTCTCGATCTCTTCCGGCAGCCAATCGCCCGCATTGTAGAGGCGGTTGGCGTGCTCCTGCGCATGCATACCGGTCAGCGCGGCCCAGCCAAGCGGCGATAGCGCGGCGCCGATGGCGTGGAACGGTCCGTCCACCTCAAAGGCGGCAGCTGCCGAAAACGGGGTAAGCAGGTTGACTTCATGCGAGGGGTCATAGCCGCCATCGGGCAGGCTCATCCGCCCCTTTCCGTAAGGGAACAGCGACAGGTGACCCACCGCCGCCGGCTGGATATCACGCACCACCGGGTCGTCGCAACGGAAGTGATAAAACGTAGTGACGAACTGCGCCACCGGCCCTTCCGGCGGGAAGTAATCGATCTCGAAGCGGTTTGGCGGTGTCAGCTCGCCTCCGCGCAGTTCGTGTCGTTTCATCCCCCGATGCCCCTTAAACCCTAGCCGCCCAAGCTACTCGGCTTCCTCGGCAATCCAGGCATCCACCTGCTCTTCCAAGATGGACAAAGGTACCGGGCCATTGGCCAGCACCAGTTCGTGGAATTCGCGAATGTCGAAGTCGTCGCCCAGCGCGGTGCGCGCACGCTCGCGCAGCTCCATGATCTTCAGCTTGCCGATCATGTAGGCCGTGGCCTGGCCGGGATAGACGATGTAGCGCTCGATCGCCTTGCGGATGTCGCCTTCGGGATTGGGCGTATTCTCGGTGAGATAGGCAATCGCCTCCTCCCGGCTCCAGCGCTTGTGATGGATGCCGGTGTCGACCACCAGGCGGCAGGCGCGCCACAGCTCCATCTGCAGGCGGCCGAAATCGGAATAGGGATCGGTGTAGAAGCCCATGTCCTTGCCGAGCTCTTCCGAATAGAGGCCCCAGCCCTCGGTATAGGCGGTGAAGCCGCCATAGCGGCGGAAGGGCGGCAATTCGCCCAGCCCGGTCTGGATGGCGCGCTGCAAGTGGTGGCCCGGCACGCCTTCGTGATAGGCCAGCGCCTCCAGCTCGTTCCGGCTCATCGCGTTCAGATCGTAGAGATTGACGTAATAGGTGCCGGGGCGCGAGCCGTCGGTGGCCGGCGACTGGTAAAAGGCCTTGCCCGCGCTCTGCTCGCGGAAGGCCTCCACCGGCTTCACCTGCAATTCGTATTCCGGCAGCGTGATGAAGTAGTCCGGCAGGCGCGCTTCCATCGCGCTCATCACCGCGTCGACCTCCGCCAGGTAGTCCTCGCGGCTGGTATGGTAGAAACGCGGGTCGCTGCGGGTGAACTCGAAGAAATCCTGCAGGCTGCCCTCGAAGCCGACCTGCGCCATGATCGCGCGCATCTCGTTGTGGATGCGCTCCACTTCGCGCAAGCCGATGTTGTGGATCTGGTCCGCGGTCAGGTCGGTCGTGGTGTAGTATTCCAGCAGCGCATCGTAGTATTCCGCGCCCTGCGGGAAGCGCCAGATGCCATCGTCGGTGGGCGCCATTGCCTGCTGGCGCTCCATCTCGGCAAGCAGGCGCGTGTAGGCCGGCGCCGCGTGCTGCGCCCAAGCCGCCTCGGCATCGGCCACCAGTGCAGCCTCCTCCGCATCGCCCAGTTCGAGCGCCGCAACCTCGCTGCGGAAATCCGCCAGCACGGCATTGTCCATGCCGGCATCGAGGATGTTGCGGATGTCGGACAGGACATAGGGATAGACCCAGTCGGGCGGCATCACGCCATTGTCCGCCCGCCCCGCGGAACGGGCGGCCAGCGTATCGAGCAGCGGCCCGATGCCGGCGATCCGCTCGACATAGGCGCGCGCATGGTCGGCGTTCTGCACGGCGTGGGTGTTGATGAGGAAGGCGGGAATGTCGCTCTGCTCGCCATTCATCTGGTCGAAGAACCAGCCGTAATCCTCGAACGGGTCGAGCGAGGCGGAGCGTGCCGCGGTTTCCTCGAACAGGCGGTAGGACAGCTGGTCCTCCGGCGAGAGGCTGGCGAAATCGTAATTGTCGCGCATGCGCTGCAGCCATTCGTCGCGCATCTCGTCCCGCGCGTCTTCCGCTTCCTCGCTGCGATCGTTCCAGCTGCCGTAATCCTCGTCGCGAATCCCGCGATAGGCCTTGGTCTGCGGCGACATGGCAAGCTGCGCCTGGTTATATTGCTCGAAAAACTCGCCGAGACTGGCGGGCACCGGCGCTTCGGCCGCGGCAGTCGTCGCCGGCGCTTCGGCATAGGAGGAAGCACAGCCCGCCAAGAGCAGGGCAGTTGCAAGAGCAGTGGTTAGACGAAATTTAGAAGAGTTCATGGCGACCATCCGTTTGATTCTCGACGGCTGGTTAACGGATGCTTCGGGACAACAAAAGACAGAAAAAAAGGGCGGCCGTCCGTACTGGAGGCCGCCCTGTCATAGTCGAGAACTCGCAGCGCATCGCGCATTGAGCCCTTCGGGTCGCGGCATCGGGTTAGACGAGGTGATTTTCCGCCTATTGTATGAACACGACATTTTGCGCGAATATTTTGTATCGACTTGTATTAAAATTGTAGCTTGGGCCGGCTTTTCCCAAGGGGGATTGCGCTCGGGTGCGTGATGCTGCCAAGGGCGACGCATGGTCTATTCCCTCGTTCGCCCGCTGTTGTTCCGCTTCGATGCCGAACGCGCGCACGGCTTTGCCATCAAGGCGCTGAAACTCATGCCGCGCGGCAAGCCCGCGCCGCTGAGCGGTCCGCTCGCCACCGAGGTTGCCGGCATCCAATTCCCCAATCCGGTCGGCATGGCTGCCGGATTCGACAAGGATGCCGAGGTTGCCGATGCCCTGCTGGGATTGGGCTTCGGCTTCGTCGAGGTGGGCTCCATCACGCCGCGCCCGCAAGCCGGCAATCCGAAACCGCGCCTGTTCCGACTGGAAGAGGACCGCGCGGTCATCAACCGCATGGGGTTCAACAATGGCGGGGCCGAAGCTGCCGCCGTGCGGGTCGCCTCTCGCGGAAATCGTCCGGGCGTGATCGGCATCAATATCGGCGCCAACAAGGATAGCGAGGATCGCATCGCCGACTATGCGTCGATGACGCGGATCATGGCGCCCTATGCCACCTACCTCGCGGTCAACATTTCCAGCCCGAACACGCCGGGCCTGCGCGCGTTACAGGACGAAAGCTCGCTCACCGCGCTACTCGATGCGGTACTGAAAGCGCGCGGCCCCGACGGTCCGCCGGTCTTCCTGAAAGTCGCGCCGGACCTGCAATCGGCAGATATCGACGCGATCACCCGCATCGCGCTCGACCAGCGGCTGGATGC is a genomic window of Aurantiacibacter sp. MUD11 containing:
- a CDS encoding helix-turn-helix transcriptional regulator, whose product is MKRHELRGGELTPPNRFEIDYFPPEGPVAQFVTTFYHFRCDDPVVRDIQPAAVGHLSLFPYGKGRMSLPDGGYDPSHEVNLLTPFSAAAAFEVDGPFHAIGAALSPLGWAALTGMHAQEHANRLYNAGDWLPEEIETNGKRLCEEYRNGSAAGQDLVAELSRMIVSHARLPRRKHLELLSVVGQWLTDSLLPNVEDLYAASSFSRRQTQRLVQQYFGVSPVALRRKYRALRAAAMLSRPQLTPEEEARLAESFYDQPHMIHELREFVGRTPTRLADGESPYLSELIDGKNLRELD
- a CDS encoding DUF885 domain-containing protein; translation: MNSSKFRLTTALATALLLAGCASSYAEAPATTAAAEAPVPASLGEFFEQYNQAQLAMSPQTKAYRGIRDEDYGSWNDRSEEAEDARDEMRDEWLQRMRDNYDFASLSPEDQLSYRLFEETAARSASLDPFEDYGWFFDQMNGEQSDIPAFLINTHAVQNADHARAYVERIAGIGPLLDTLAARSAGRADNGVMPPDWVYPYVLSDIRNILDAGMDNAVLADFRSEVAALELGDAEEAALVADAEAAWAQHAAPAYTRLLAEMERQQAMAPTDDGIWRFPQGAEYYDALLEYYTTTDLTADQIHNIGLREVERIHNEMRAIMAQVGFEGSLQDFFEFTRSDPRFYHTSREDYLAEVDAVMSAMEARLPDYFITLPEYELQVKPVEAFREQSAGKAFYQSPATDGSRPGTYYVNLYDLNAMSRNELEALAYHEGVPGHHLQRAIQTGLGELPPFRRYGGFTAYTEGWGLYSEELGKDMGFYTDPYSDFGRLQMELWRACRLVVDTGIHHKRWSREEAIAYLTENTPNPEGDIRKAIERYIVYPGQATAYMIGKLKIMELRERARTALGDDFDIREFHELVLANGPVPLSILEEQVDAWIAEEAE
- a CDS encoding quinone-dependent dihydroorotate dehydrogenase, which produces MVYSLVRPLLFRFDAERAHGFAIKALKLMPRGKPAPLSGPLATEVAGIQFPNPVGMAAGFDKDAEVADALLGLGFGFVEVGSITPRPQAGNPKPRLFRLEEDRAVINRMGFNNGGAEAAAVRVASRGNRPGVIGINIGANKDSEDRIADYASMTRIMAPYATYLAVNISSPNTPGLRALQDESSLTALLDAVLKARGPDGPPVFLKVAPDLQSADIDAITRIALDQRLDALIVSNTTISRPELQSAHRHETGGLSGAPLKPLALEMLRAFRKASGGAIPLVGVGGIATAEDAWERIRAGASLVQLYSAMTYRGPGIAKDITRGLEQLMRRDGFASIAEAVGSE